The following are from one region of the Stanieria cyanosphaera PCC 7437 genome:
- a CDS encoding NAD(P)/FAD-dependent oxidoreductase — MNNQVIKICILGGGFGGLYTALYLSNSALVKSGDWEINLVEPKDNFLFTPLLYELLTEELQPWEIAPSYQKLLIGTKINFYQDQVSNINLKTRQVQLNEGTLLTYDYLVLSIGRKNKLLDIPGANTHALTFRSLLDAQKLNERLRILEASGRNTIKIAVIGAGANGVELACKISDRLLGRAQVLLIDRGQEILKNFSLGVKKAAFKAIQNKQIQLYLETNVQQIKAEQITLVKNNQLITCPVDLVLWTTGTETIQLINDLGCQQNSFGQLLTRPTLQLIDYPEVFALGDVADIRNSKTKLVPITAQAAYQQASHAAKNLQAAIEGKKLKRFYYLHLGDMLTLGKEVAVISSFGINLSGSLAGKLRRLIYIQRLPTLRHRWQVFKKLLFGKKRSLSKQYYPSETKI, encoded by the coding sequence ATGAATAATCAAGTAATTAAAATTTGTATTTTAGGAGGGGGATTTGGTGGTCTTTATACTGCCTTATACTTGAGTAATTCTGCTTTGGTAAAATCAGGTGATTGGGAAATTAATTTAGTTGAACCAAAAGATAATTTTTTATTTACACCATTATTATATGAACTTTTAACAGAAGAATTACAACCTTGGGAAATTGCTCCTTCATATCAAAAGTTATTAATAGGAACTAAAATAAATTTTTATCAAGACCAAGTAAGTAATATTAATTTAAAAACTCGTCAAGTTCAATTAAACGAAGGGACATTATTAACTTATGATTATTTAGTTTTATCAATAGGAAGAAAAAATAAATTATTAGATATTCCTGGAGCAAATACTCATGCTTTAACTTTTCGTTCATTATTAGATGCCCAAAAATTAAACGAAAGATTAAGAATCTTAGAAGCTTCTGGCAGAAACACTATTAAAATTGCAGTCATAGGTGCTGGGGCAAATGGAGTAGAACTAGCTTGTAAGATCAGCGATCGCTTATTAGGCAGAGCGCAAGTATTATTAATTGATCGAGGTCAAGAAATTTTAAAAAACTTTAGTTTGGGAGTAAAGAAAGCTGCGTTTAAAGCAATTCAAAACAAGCAGATTCAACTCTACCTAGAAACTAATGTTCAACAAATAAAAGCAGAGCAAATAACTCTTGTTAAGAACAATCAATTGATTACTTGTCCCGTAGATTTAGTTTTATGGACAACAGGAACAGAAACAATTCAATTAATTAATGATCTTGGTTGTCAACAAAATAGTTTTGGTCAGTTATTAACTCGCCCTACTTTACAATTAATTGATTATCCTGAAGTTTTTGCTTTAGGAGATGTAGCTGATATTCGTAATAGTAAAACTAAATTAGTTCCCATAACAGCACAAGCTGCTTATCAACAAGCTAGTCATGCAGCAAAAAATTTACAAGCAGCTATTGAAGGTAAAAAATTAAAACGTTTTTATTACTTACATCTAGGCGATATGCTTACTTTAGGAAAAGAAGTAGCAGTTATCTCTAGTTTTGGTATTAATTTATCGGGTTCTTTAGCAGGAAAATTAAGAAGACTAATTTATATTCAAAGATTACCAACTCTACGTCATCGTTGGCAAGTATTTAAAAAATTATTGTTTGGCAAAAAAAGAAGTTTATCAAAACAATATTATCCCTCAGAAACCAAAATATAA